Proteins from one Sarcophilus harrisii chromosome 2, mSarHar1.11, whole genome shotgun sequence genomic window:
- the LBH gene encoding protein LBH, producing MSVYFPIHCPDYLRSADMTEVMMSTPSMDEIGLNTRKDGISYQIFPDPSDFDRYCKLKDRLPSIVVEPTEGEVESGELRWPPEEFLVQEDEQETSKETENEKKEQ from the exons ATGTCTGTATATTTCCCCATTCACTG CCCTGATTATCTGAGATCAGCTGACATGACTGAGGTGATGATGAGCACCCCTTCTATGGATGAGATTGGGCTGAATACCCGGAAGGATGGCATTTCTTATCAG aTCTTCCCTGATCCGTCAGACTTTGATCGCTACTGCAAGCTGAAGGACCGCCTGCCTTCCATTGTGGTGGAGCCCACAGAGGGAGAGGTGGAGAGTGGGGAGCTAAGATGGCCCCCAGAGGAGTTCTTGGTCCAAGAAGATGAGCAAGAAACCAGTAAAGAAACAGAGAATGAGAAGAAGGAGCAGTAA